One genomic region from Blastococcus sp. Marseille-P5729 encodes:
- the pgl gene encoding 6-phosphogluconolactonase: MTVDLEVLPDAGSVARRAAMLFVETVRAAHADGRDAHVVVTGGGTGISVLAEIAQHADELDWARVHVWWGDERFVPHDSNDRNDVQADEALLAQVVIPTEQVHRVPASDGPYGDDPDAAAAAYAEELARHAPAGAPGPLFDVLMLGMGEEGHTASIFPHSPAAADARPVCAVRDCPKPPPTRVTMTWELLSHATEVWMMTTGAGKAAAVEAALSGADRMAVPAAGPQGRERTRWLLDQSAAGRLPS; this comes from the coding sequence ATGACCGTGGACCTGGAGGTGCTGCCGGACGCAGGCTCGGTCGCCCGCCGCGCGGCGATGCTGTTCGTCGAGACCGTGCGCGCCGCGCACGCCGATGGCCGAGACGCGCACGTCGTCGTGACCGGGGGCGGCACGGGCATCTCCGTGCTCGCCGAGATCGCTCAGCACGCAGACGAGCTCGACTGGGCGCGGGTGCACGTGTGGTGGGGTGACGAGCGGTTCGTGCCGCACGACTCGAACGACCGCAACGACGTGCAGGCCGACGAGGCGCTGCTGGCCCAGGTGGTCATCCCGACCGAGCAGGTGCACCGTGTCCCGGCCTCGGACGGCCCCTACGGTGACGACCCCGACGCCGCGGCCGCCGCGTACGCCGAGGAGTTGGCCCGTCACGCCCCCGCCGGCGCGCCGGGCCCGCTGTTCGACGTACTCATGCTCGGGATGGGAGAGGAGGGGCACACCGCCTCGATCTTCCCGCACTCCCCCGCGGCAGCCGATGCGCGCCCAGTGTGCGCCGTCCGGGACTGCCCCAAGCCTCCGCCCACGCGGGTCACGATGACGTGGGAGCTGCTCTCGCACGCCACCGAGGTGTGGATGATGACCACCGGCGCAGGCAAGGCCGCCGCAGTCGAGGCGGCGCTGAGCGGAGCCGACCGGATGGCGGTCCCCGCAGCGGGTCCGCAGGGCCGCGAACGGACCCGGTGGCTGCTCGACCAGTCGGCGGCCGGCAGGCTGCCCAGCTAG
- the pgk gene encoding phosphoglycerate kinase, with translation MKDLQDLLAEGPVGRNVLVRADLNVPLDGEQITDAGRIEATVPTLTALIEANARVIVLAHLGRPKGEPDPKYSLAPVADKLGELLGRDVALATDLVGDSAKDEVASMSDSDVVLLENVRFDPRETSKDESERATLAQDLVDLVGEDAAYVSDGFGVVHRAQTSVYDIAKRLPAYAGGLVEAEVTVLRRLTENPERPYVVVLGGSKVSDKLAVIESLLPKVDRLLVGGGMCFTFLAAQGHSVGTSLLEQDQIDTCKQLLADNGDKLVLPVDVVCAAEFKAESPASVHAADQIPADLMGLDIGPESVKQFAAALDGAKTVFWNGPMGVFEMAPFAEGTRGVAEAIAAGDAFSVVGGGDSAAAVRQLGVGEDRFSHISTGGGASLEFLEGKQLPGIAVLEEQG, from the coding sequence ATGAAGGACCTCCAGGACCTTCTCGCCGAGGGCCCGGTCGGCCGCAACGTGCTCGTGCGCGCCGACCTGAACGTCCCGCTCGACGGTGAGCAGATCACCGACGCCGGCCGTATCGAGGCCACCGTCCCCACCCTGACCGCGCTCATCGAGGCCAACGCGCGCGTCATCGTCCTGGCCCACCTCGGCCGCCCGAAGGGCGAGCCGGACCCGAAGTACTCGCTGGCCCCGGTCGCCGACAAGCTCGGCGAGCTGCTCGGCCGCGACGTCGCCCTGGCCACCGATCTGGTCGGTGACAGCGCCAAGGACGAGGTCGCGAGCATGTCGGACAGCGACGTCGTCCTGCTCGAGAACGTCCGCTTCGATCCCCGCGAGACCAGCAAGGACGAGAGTGAGCGGGCCACGCTCGCCCAGGACCTCGTGGACCTCGTCGGCGAGGACGCCGCCTACGTCTCCGACGGCTTCGGCGTGGTCCACCGCGCGCAGACGTCCGTGTACGACATCGCCAAGCGGCTCCCGGCGTACGCCGGGGGGTTGGTCGAGGCCGAGGTCACGGTGCTGCGCAGGCTCACCGAGAACCCCGAGCGCCCGTACGTCGTCGTCCTCGGCGGCAGCAAGGTCAGCGACAAGCTCGCCGTCATCGAGTCGCTGCTGCCGAAGGTCGACCGATTGCTGGTCGGCGGCGGGATGTGCTTCACCTTCCTTGCGGCGCAGGGCCACTCGGTCGGCACGTCGCTGCTGGAGCAGGACCAGATCGACACCTGCAAGCAGCTGCTGGCCGACAACGGTGACAAGCTCGTGCTGCCGGTGGACGTGGTATGCGCGGCCGAGTTCAAGGCCGAGTCGCCGGCCTCGGTGCACGCCGCCGATCAGATCCCGGCCGACCTGATGGGCTTGGATATCGGTCCCGAGTCGGTGAAGCAGTTCGCCGCGGCGCTGGACGGCGCGAAGACAGTCTTCTGGAACGGACCGATGGGCGTGTTCGAGATGGCGCCGTTCGCCGAGGGCACGCGCGGTGTCGCCGAGGCCATCGCCGCGGGCGATGCCTTCTCGGTGGTCGGCGGTGGCGACTCCGCGGCGGCCGTCCGGCAGCTGGGCGTGGGCGAGGACCGCTTCTCGCACATCTCGACCGGCGGTGGCGCATCTCTTGAGTTCCTCGAGGGCAAGCAGCTCCCGGGCATCGCGGTACTGGAGGAGCAGGGATGA
- a CDS encoding cysteine hydrolase family protein, translating to MDYTSIDWNNVALIVIDAQNDFIDGAMPVAGTTEILPTITELLDIFRTAGRPIVHAIRIYEPGSSDADPIRRADIEGGLQVVAPNSHGAQIPVQLTQGREVPLDAAALLRGDLQQLTADEVIMYKPRWSAFYRTQLLDWLTNRGVTSVLVAGCNLPNCPRGTLFDATERDLRAAVATDAVSQATPDRLADLTLIGVQHVGTHDVSEHLR from the coding sequence ATGGACTACACCTCGATCGACTGGAACAACGTCGCCCTGATCGTCATCGACGCGCAGAACGACTTCATCGATGGAGCCATGCCCGTCGCCGGCACCACCGAGATCCTGCCCACCATCACCGAGCTGCTCGACATCTTCCGCACAGCGGGGCGGCCCATCGTCCACGCCATCCGGATCTACGAACCGGGCAGCAGCGACGCCGACCCGATCCGGCGCGCCGACATCGAGGGCGGCCTCCAGGTTGTCGCCCCCAACAGCCACGGAGCCCAGATCCCGGTCCAACTGACCCAGGGACGTGAGGTGCCCCTGGACGCGGCCGCGCTCCTGCGCGGTGACCTCCAGCAGCTCACGGCCGACGAGGTCATCATGTACAAGCCCCGCTGGAGCGCCTTCTACCGCACCCAGCTACTCGACTGGCTCACCAATCGCGGTGTCACCTCGGTCCTCGTCGCTGGCTGCAACCTGCCCAATTGCCCCCGAGGCACCCTGTTCGACGCCACCGAACGCGACCTGCGCGCCGCCGTCGCCACCGACGCCGTCTCCCAGGCCACCCCCGATCGGCTCGCTGACCTCACCCTCATCGGCGTGCAGCACGTCGGCACGCACGACGTCAGCGAACACCTCCGGTAG
- a CDS encoding glucose-6-phosphate dehydrogenase assembly protein OpcA, with product MTTLWDTTGTAVVKALAAERRTGGAVTSGNALTLVVVVDEKYIADAERAAAKAAAMNPCRLLIVVRRELDAPKPRLDAEILVGGRLGPGEAIVMRMYGRLALHAESVTLPLLAPDAPVVTWWHGPPPELIATDAVGVHSDRRITDCGWLDAGGQGLLQRARDYAPGDTDLGWTRTTQWRSALASSFDSVTDTPRSAKVLGSPEAPASLLLAGWLSSRLRIDCPVKPTKRGTGQTGIGGVEISFGAKAKLKVLRDGGDLVISRTGQRDQRLSIIERDLGDLLTEELRRQGADDTYAEALSAATGVPDLSARHYLRTHIWVDPERPATKNGSKALHKQAAAQIDDGPRTARARGRVEEASS from the coding sequence ATGACCACCCTGTGGGACACCACCGGCACGGCCGTCGTGAAGGCGCTGGCCGCCGAGCGACGCACCGGCGGCGCGGTCACCTCGGGCAACGCGCTCACGCTCGTCGTCGTAGTCGACGAGAAGTACATCGCGGACGCCGAGCGGGCGGCGGCGAAGGCCGCGGCGATGAATCCCTGCCGGCTGCTGATCGTCGTACGCCGGGAGCTCGACGCGCCCAAGCCTCGCCTTGACGCCGAGATCCTGGTCGGGGGCCGATTGGGGCCGGGCGAGGCGATCGTCATGCGCATGTACGGCCGGCTGGCGCTGCACGCTGAGTCGGTCACCCTTCCGCTGCTCGCCCCCGACGCGCCCGTGGTGACCTGGTGGCACGGCCCACCACCGGAGCTGATCGCGACGGACGCCGTCGGCGTCCACAGCGATCGCCGGATCACCGACTGCGGCTGGCTCGACGCAGGCGGCCAGGGGCTGCTGCAACGGGCCCGCGACTACGCTCCCGGTGACACCGACCTGGGCTGGACCCGCACGACCCAATGGCGCTCCGCACTCGCGTCGTCCTTCGACTCGGTCACCGACACCCCGCGGTCGGCGAAGGTGCTCGGCTCGCCCGAGGCGCCCGCGTCGCTGCTGCTGGCCGGCTGGCTCAGCAGCCGGCTGCGCATCGACTGCCCGGTCAAGCCGACCAAGCGCGGCACCGGCCAGACCGGCATCGGCGGCGTCGAGATCTCCTTCGGTGCCAAGGCGAAGCTCAAGGTCCTGCGGGACGGCGGTGACCTGGTCATCAGCCGCACCGGGCAGCGTGACCAGCGTCTGTCCATCATCGAGCGCGACCTCGGAGACCTGCTCACCGAGGAGCTGCGACGGCAGGGCGCCGACGACACCTACGCGGAGGCGCTCTCTGCCGCGACCGGCGTCCCCGACCTGTCCGCGCGGCACTACCTGCGGACGCACATCTGGGTGGACCCGGAGCGCCCAGCGACGAAGAACGGCAGCAAGGCGCTGCACAAGCAGGCCGCCGCGCAGATCGACGACGGACCCCGCACCGCTCGGGCGCGGGGCAGAGTGGAGGAAGCCTCATCATGA
- the tpiA gene encoding triose-phosphate isomerase, with product MSTVRKPLVAGNWKMNLTHLEAIALVQKIAFSLNDKVYDDVEVVVLPPFVSIRGVQTLIDGDKLQIGYGAQDISQHDSGAYTGEVSGQMLAKLGCRYVVVGHSERRQYHHEDDAVVAAKATAAFQNGIVPIVCVGEGLDVREAGEHVAHVVAQIDGSLAGIAAEQAQDVVIAYEPVWAIGTGKTATPEDAQEVCSAIRDRLADLYSGDLADRVRILYGGSVKPDSAAALAAQPDVDGALVGGASLDGDQFATICAQSVPAS from the coding sequence ATGAGCACGGTACGCAAGCCGCTGGTCGCCGGCAACTGGAAGATGAACCTGACCCACCTTGAGGCGATCGCGCTGGTGCAGAAGATCGCCTTCAGCCTGAACGACAAGGTGTACGACGACGTCGAGGTCGTCGTCCTCCCGCCGTTCGTGTCGATCCGCGGCGTGCAGACGTTGATCGACGGGGACAAGCTGCAGATCGGCTACGGCGCTCAGGACATCTCCCAGCACGATTCGGGCGCCTACACGGGCGAGGTCAGCGGTCAGATGCTGGCCAAGCTCGGCTGCCGGTACGTCGTGGTCGGGCACTCCGAGCGTCGCCAGTACCACCACGAGGACGACGCCGTGGTCGCGGCGAAGGCCACAGCCGCGTTCCAGAACGGCATCGTGCCGATCGTGTGCGTCGGCGAGGGACTCGACGTGCGCGAGGCGGGCGAGCACGTCGCGCACGTCGTCGCCCAGATCGACGGTTCGTTGGCCGGGATCGCCGCCGAGCAGGCGCAGGACGTCGTCATCGCGTACGAGCCCGTCTGGGCGATCGGCACCGGCAAGACGGCGACCCCCGAGGATGCCCAGGAGGTGTGCTCGGCGATCCGCGACCGCCTTGCCGATCTCTACAGCGGTGACCTGGCCGACCGGGTCCGGATCCTGTACGGCGGCTCGGTCAAGCCCGACTCGGCCGCCGCGCTGGCCGCCCAGCCGGACGTCGACGGCGCCCTGGTGGGCGGAGCAAGCCTGGACGGCGACCAGTTCGCGACGATCTGCGCGCAGTCGGTACCCGCCTCCTGA
- the zwf gene encoding glucose-6-phosphate dehydrogenase translates to MSSSTGGTQKSTGRTAPTKKRQNKKRWDNDQTPPPSSQVMSGTSEVAPVKAAAASVITPATGEGYVAASSVNRSANPLRDPQDRRLPRVPEPCALVVFGITGDLARKKLLPAIYDLAHRGLLPANFVLLGFARRDWGDGDFAQLAHDSARQHARTAWDEGVWARLADNIKFVPGDFADDAAFDALARTLDGLSISHGVQGNAAFYLSIPPAFFEDVLRQLERTGMADNDQAGGWRRVVVEKPFGHDLASGKRLNHVVDSVFGWRDVYRIDHYLGKETVQNLFAFRFANMMFEPIWNSNYVDSVQITMAEAVGIAGRAGFYDAAGAARDVLQNHLLQLLALTAMEEPVRFIPSAIRTEKLKVLRAISLPQNLEGHAVRGQYQQGWLAGERAVGYTSEEGIPKDSTTETYAAVKLHVETRRWAGVPFYLRTGKRLPRRVTEIALNFKKAPHLPFAPTDTEELGHNQLVVRVQPDEGVTLRFGSKVPGTVMEVRDVAMDFLYGETFTESSPEAYERLLLDVLLGDATLFPLNEEVEASWAVIDPLEEFWAGQEPAPYRAGEWGPKEADEMLARDGRAWRRP, encoded by the coding sequence GTGAGCAGTTCCACTGGCGGAACCCAGAAGTCGACGGGTCGCACGGCGCCCACCAAGAAGAGGCAGAACAAGAAGCGGTGGGACAACGATCAGACCCCACCTCCGTCGAGCCAGGTGATGAGCGGAACCAGCGAGGTAGCGCCGGTCAAGGCCGCAGCTGCGTCGGTGATCACGCCCGCGACCGGCGAGGGGTACGTCGCCGCGTCGTCGGTGAACCGCTCCGCCAACCCGCTGCGCGATCCCCAGGACCGGCGGCTGCCGCGGGTGCCCGAGCCCTGCGCGCTCGTGGTGTTCGGCATCACCGGCGATCTGGCCCGCAAGAAGCTGCTTCCGGCGATCTACGATCTGGCCCACCGCGGCCTGCTTCCGGCGAACTTCGTGCTGCTGGGGTTCGCCCGCCGCGATTGGGGGGACGGTGACTTCGCGCAGCTGGCGCACGACTCGGCGCGGCAGCACGCGCGCACGGCCTGGGACGAAGGCGTCTGGGCGCGGCTGGCCGACAACATCAAGTTCGTCCCCGGAGACTTCGCGGACGACGCCGCGTTCGACGCGCTCGCCCGCACCCTGGACGGGCTCAGCATCTCGCACGGGGTGCAGGGGAACGCCGCCTTCTACCTGTCCATCCCGCCGGCCTTCTTCGAGGACGTGCTGCGGCAGCTGGAACGCACCGGGATGGCCGACAACGACCAGGCCGGGGGCTGGCGGCGAGTCGTCGTGGAGAAGCCGTTCGGGCATGATCTTGCCTCGGGAAAGCGACTGAACCACGTCGTCGATTCGGTGTTCGGCTGGCGCGACGTGTATCGGATCGACCACTACCTCGGCAAAGAGACGGTGCAGAACCTGTTCGCCTTCCGGTTCGCGAACATGATGTTCGAGCCGATCTGGAACTCCAACTACGTCGACTCCGTGCAGATCACGATGGCTGAGGCGGTCGGGATAGCCGGCCGGGCTGGCTTCTATGACGCGGCTGGCGCCGCCCGCGACGTTCTGCAGAACCATCTGCTGCAGCTGCTCGCGCTCACGGCGATGGAGGAGCCGGTCCGGTTCATCCCCTCGGCCATCCGCACCGAGAAGCTCAAGGTGCTCCGGGCGATCAGCCTGCCGCAGAACCTCGAGGGGCATGCGGTCCGCGGCCAGTACCAGCAGGGCTGGCTCGCCGGGGAGCGGGCAGTCGGCTACACCTCCGAGGAAGGAATCCCGAAGGACTCGACGACCGAGACGTATGCCGCAGTCAAGCTGCACGTGGAGACCAGGCGGTGGGCCGGCGTCCCGTTCTACCTCCGCACGGGCAAGCGGCTGCCCAGGCGGGTCACTGAGATCGCGCTGAACTTCAAGAAGGCACCGCACCTGCCCTTCGCCCCGACGGACACGGAGGAGCTGGGACACAACCAGCTCGTGGTCCGGGTCCAGCCCGACGAGGGCGTCACCTTGCGGTTCGGCTCGAAGGTGCCCGGAACCGTGATGGAGGTACGCGACGTCGCGATGGACTTCCTCTACGGCGAGACCTTCACCGAGTCCAGCCCGGAGGCGTACGAGCGCCTGCTGCTCGACGTCCTGCTGGGCGATGCCACCCTGTTCCCGCTCAATGAGGAGGTGGAGGCTTCGTGGGCGGTCATCGATCCGCTGGAGGAGTTCTGGGCCGGCCAGGAGCCGGCGCCCTACCGCGCGGGCGAGTGGGGACCGAAGGAGGCCGACGAGATGCTCGCGCGTGACGGCCGCGCGTGGCGTCGACCATGA
- a CDS encoding glucose-6-phosphate isomerase, with product MHLDYRAPDDLARAVERLVDDQIASKIAAQNPTLWGKEAEEESAKRLGWVRLPQTSRPLLAEIEALQAELREEGVTRVVLAGMGGSSLAPEVICASDGVELVTLDTTDPGQVAAAFATDLERTVVVVSSKSGGTVETDSHRRTAEQLLSDAGIDPASRIVVVTDPGSPLQKASEEAGYRKVFLADPSVGGRYSALTAFGLVPSGLAGADISALLDDAADVAGDLAADSIDNPALVLGALMAAAERSGSEKLVFAPAGTANEGFADWVEQLIAESTGKQGKGILPVAVAGRDSPGFADAGGDAVKVALGTGPVPNGGAAYAVANDGPLGAQFLLWETATAVAGHLIGINPFDQPNVEEAKAMARELLDAPSGAAAEEPLLQDDVLAVYAFGDELTGCDSLEDAIGRLIAAVPDAGYLAVMAYLDRMRDTAIEPIRDELARRAGTQVTFGWGPRFLHSTGQYHKGGHQNGAFLQITADCESDLAVPGRGYSFHTLQLAQAAGDGAVLADKNRPVLRVHLKDRAAGIRAVLAAVRVS from the coding sequence TCGAAGATCGCCGCTCAGAATCCCACGCTGTGGGGCAAGGAGGCCGAGGAGGAGTCCGCCAAGCGGCTCGGCTGGGTGAGGCTGCCGCAGACCTCGCGGCCGTTGCTGGCCGAGATCGAGGCGCTGCAGGCCGAGCTGCGTGAGGAGGGCGTCACCCGCGTAGTCCTCGCCGGCATGGGCGGCAGCTCCCTTGCGCCAGAGGTCATCTGCGCCAGCGACGGCGTCGAGCTGGTCACGCTCGACACCACCGACCCGGGGCAGGTCGCGGCGGCGTTCGCCACCGACCTCGAACGCACCGTCGTGGTGGTGTCCTCGAAGTCGGGCGGAACCGTCGAGACCGACTCTCACCGGCGGACCGCCGAGCAGCTGCTCTCCGACGCGGGCATCGACCCGGCGTCGCGCATCGTGGTCGTCACTGACCCAGGATCGCCACTGCAGAAGGCGTCCGAGGAAGCCGGGTACCGCAAGGTGTTCCTCGCCGACCCGAGCGTCGGCGGCCGCTACAGCGCCCTCACCGCGTTCGGCCTGGTGCCCTCGGGCCTGGCCGGGGCCGACATCTCCGCCCTGCTGGACGACGCCGCCGATGTCGCCGGAGATCTCGCAGCCGACTCCATCGACAACCCGGCACTCGTGCTCGGTGCCCTGATGGCGGCCGCGGAGCGCTCCGGCTCCGAGAAGCTGGTGTTCGCCCCGGCCGGGACCGCCAACGAGGGCTTCGCGGACTGGGTCGAGCAGCTGATCGCCGAGTCGACCGGCAAGCAGGGCAAGGGCATCCTGCCGGTCGCGGTGGCCGGTCGCGACTCCCCCGGCTTCGCCGACGCGGGCGGCGACGCGGTGAAGGTCGCCTTGGGCACCGGTCCGGTACCCAACGGCGGCGCGGCGTACGCCGTCGCCAACGACGGCCCCCTCGGTGCCCAGTTCCTGCTGTGGGAGACCGCGACCGCCGTCGCCGGTCACCTGATCGGGATCAACCCATTCGACCAGCCGAACGTCGAGGAGGCCAAGGCGATGGCCCGCGAGCTGCTCGACGCGCCGTCCGGCGCCGCGGCGGAGGAGCCGCTCCTGCAGGACGACGTGCTAGCCGTCTACGCCTTCGGCGATGAGCTCACCGGCTGCGACTCGCTCGAGGACGCGATCGGCCGGCTCATCGCGGCCGTGCCGGACGCCGGATATCTCGCCGTCATGGCCTACCTCGACCGGATGCGGGACACCGCGATCGAGCCGATCCGCGACGAGCTGGCTCGCCGCGCCGGCACCCAGGTGACCTTCGGGTGGGGTCCGCGTTTCCTGCACTCCACCGGCCAGTACCACAAGGGCGGGCACCAGAATGGCGCCTTCCTGCAGATCACCGCCGACTGCGAGAGCGACCTGGCAGTGCCTGGGCGAGGCTACTCCTTCCACACCCTGCAGCTGGCGCAGGCAGCGGGTGACGGCGCCGTCCTCGCCGACAAGAACCGTCCCGTGCTGCGAGTGCACTTGAAGGATCGTGCGGCCGGCATTCGCGCCGTCCTCGCGGCAGTGCGCGTCAGCTGA
- the gap gene encoding type I glyceraldehyde-3-phosphate dehydrogenase → MTVKVGINGFGRIGRNFYRAVVDSGADIEIVGVNDLTDNATLAHLLKYDSILGRFEGEVTSTDTDITAGGHTFKAFAEKDPSALPWGDLGADIVVESTGIFTDAEKAKAHIDAGAKKVIISAPAKNEDITIVMGVNDDLYDGAKHTIISNASCTTNCLAPMAKALNDGLGIVKGLMTTIHAYTQDQNLQDGPHKDLRRARAAALNIVPTSTGAAKAVALVLPELKGKLDGYALRVPTPTGSATDLTFEASRETSVEEVNEIIKKAAEGAMKGKLVYTEDPIVSKDIETDPASCIFDSGLTKVIGNQVKVVGWYDNEWGYSNRIVDLVDLVGKSL, encoded by the coding sequence GTGACCGTCAAAGTAGGAATCAACGGTTTTGGCCGCATCGGACGCAACTTCTACCGCGCTGTGGTCGACAGCGGCGCTGACATCGAGATCGTCGGCGTGAACGACCTGACCGACAACGCCACCCTCGCGCACCTCCTGAAGTACGACTCCATCCTCGGCCGCTTCGAGGGCGAGGTCACCTCGACCGACACCGACATCACCGCTGGCGGCCATACCTTCAAGGCCTTCGCCGAGAAGGATCCCTCCGCGCTGCCGTGGGGCGACCTCGGCGCCGACATCGTCGTCGAGTCCACCGGCATCTTCACCGACGCCGAGAAGGCCAAGGCGCACATCGACGCCGGCGCCAAGAAGGTCATCATCTCCGCCCCGGCCAAGAACGAGGACATCACCATCGTCATGGGCGTCAACGACGACCTGTACGACGGCGCGAAGCACACCATCATCTCCAACGCCTCGTGCACCACCAACTGCCTGGCCCCCATGGCCAAGGCGCTCAACGACGGCCTCGGCATCGTCAAGGGCCTGATGACCACCATCCACGCCTATACCCAGGACCAGAACCTGCAGGACGGCCCGCACAAGGACCTGCGCCGTGCCCGCGCCGCCGCCCTGAACATCGTCCCCACCTCGACCGGCGCCGCGAAGGCCGTGGCCCTCGTGCTGCCCGAGCTGAAGGGCAAGCTCGACGGCTACGCGCTGCGCGTGCCGACCCCGACCGGCTCGGCCACCGACCTCACCTTCGAGGCCAGCCGTGAGACGTCGGTCGAGGAGGTCAACGAGATCATCAAGAAGGCCGCCGAGGGCGCCATGAAGGGCAAGCTGGTCTACACCGAGGACCCGATCGTCTCCAAGGACATCGAGACCGACCCGGCGTCCTGCATCTTCGACTCGGGCCTGACGAAGGTGATCGGCAACCAGGTCAAGGTCGTCGGCTGGTACGACAACGAGTGGGGCTACTCCAACCGCATAGTCGACCTCGTCGACCTCGTCGGCAAGTCCCTCTAG
- a CDS encoding RNA polymerase-binding protein RbpA → MANGNVIRGTRVGAGPSGENERGQAAPRTRVEFHCANGHTSKPTFAVDADIPDEWDCPKCGMPAGKDAENPPAARSAEPYKTHIAYVRERRTDADGAALLDEALQKLRARRGEI, encoded by the coding sequence ATGGCCAACGGAAACGTCATCCGCGGCACCCGTGTCGGCGCTGGACCGAGCGGCGAGAACGAACGCGGGCAGGCCGCGCCGCGGACTCGCGTGGAGTTCCACTGCGCCAACGGCCACACCTCCAAGCCGACCTTCGCCGTGGACGCCGACATTCCCGACGAGTGGGACTGCCCCAAGTGCGGCATGCCCGCCGGCAAGGATGCCGAGAACCCGCCCGCCGCACGCAGCGCCGAGCCCTACAAGACTCACATCGCCTACGTCCGGGAGCGGCGTACGGACGCCGACGGCGCCGCGCTGCTCGACGAGGCGCTGCAGAAGTTGCGGGCGCGCCGAGGCGAGATCTAG
- the secG gene encoding preprotein translocase subunit SecG, with translation MKLLFEIGLILSSIVLIVLVLFHRGRGGGLSSMFGGSMSSQLSGSSVVEKNLNYLTVFCTIVWLACIVVLGLLYKP, from the coding sequence GTGAAGCTGCTCTTCGAGATCGGCCTGATTCTCTCGAGCATCGTGCTCATCGTCCTCGTCCTGTTCCACAGGGGACGCGGCGGTGGTCTGTCGTCGATGTTCGGTGGGTCGATGTCCTCCCAGCTGTCCGGCTCCTCGGTCGTCGAGAAGAATCTGAACTATTTGACGGTCTTCTGCACGATCGTCTGGCTGGCGTGCATCGTGGTGCTGGGACTGCTCTACAAGCCTTAA
- the whiA gene encoding DNA-binding protein WhiA, giving the protein MAMTADVKAELCRVEVTKTSCRKAEVATILRLAGGLHLVGGKIVIEAELDTGAVARRLHRDIGELYGITAEVQMVSGGNLRKGSRFVVRVAHDGDALARQTGLIDLRGRPVRGLPPAVVAGGTSECESAWRGAFLAHGSLTEPGRSAALEITCPGHEAALALVGAARRLGITAKAREVRGADRVVLRDGDAIAAMLTRIGAHQSVLAWEERRMRREIRSSANRLANFDDANLRRSARAAVAASARVERALEILGDDVPDHLLFAGRLRLEHRQASLEELGQLADPPMTKDAVAGRIRRLLALADKSAHERGIPDTESAVTDDMLAQ; this is encoded by the coding sequence ATGGCGATGACCGCCGACGTAAAAGCCGAGCTGTGCCGGGTCGAGGTCACCAAGACCAGCTGCCGCAAGGCGGAGGTCGCCACCATCCTGCGACTTGCTGGCGGTTTGCATCTCGTCGGCGGCAAGATCGTGATCGAGGCCGAGCTCGACACCGGCGCGGTGGCGCGGCGGCTGCATCGCGACATCGGCGAGCTCTACGGCATCACCGCCGAGGTCCAGATGGTCAGCGGGGGCAACCTGCGCAAGGGCAGCCGGTTCGTGGTGCGCGTGGCACACGACGGGGACGCGCTGGCCCGCCAGACCGGACTGATCGACCTGCGCGGCCGCCCGGTACGCGGGCTGCCGCCGGCCGTCGTCGCAGGCGGTACCTCCGAGTGCGAGTCCGCCTGGCGCGGGGCCTTCCTCGCGCACGGCTCTCTGACCGAGCCCGGCCGATCGGCCGCGCTGGAGATCACCTGCCCCGGTCACGAGGCCGCGCTCGCTCTGGTCGGCGCCGCCCGCCGGCTGGGCATCACCGCGAAGGCCCGGGAGGTGCGCGGGGCCGACCGCGTCGTGCTGCGGGACGGCGACGCGATCGCCGCGATGCTCACCCGCATCGGCGCCCACCAGAGCGTCCTGGCGTGGGAGGAGCGCCGGATGCGTCGTGAGATCCGCTCCAGCGCCAACCGGCTGGCCAACTTCGACGACGCCAACCTGCGGCGCTCGGCTCGAGCGGCGGTGGCCGCGAGCGCGCGGGTGGAGCGGGCGCTGGAGATCCTCGGTGACGACGTCCCCGACCACCTGCTGTTCGCCGGCCGGCTACGCCTCGAGCACCGCCAGGCCTCCCTCGAGGAGCTCGGTCAGCTCGCCGACCCCCCGATGACAAAGGACGCCGTCGCCGGCCGAATCCGGCGGCTGCTGGCCCTGGCAGACAAGAGCGCCCACGAGCGCGGCATCCCCGACACCGAGTCGGCAGTCACCGACGACATGCTCGCCCAGTAG